The window ACGACAAGACTCAACGCCTGCTGTTTCTCAAGACAGAAGCCAAGAGCTGCGGCAACCTCACTGTTCAGGTCCTCGCGGAGGCCCGTGCCGGCCTGGACAAGGACGGTGGGCTCCCATCGGCGCACGCGCTGACGTTCATTTCGGAGTGCCTATTTGGAATGAACGAGATTCAAATGGTCGACGCGATCGACGACGCGCAACGAAAGTACCGCATCTCGGCACAGAGCGTGACGCATCTGCTATTCGTCTTCACCGGCAACGCCCCGGAAAAGATGCTGACGACCGCTCTGCAAAATTATTCCGGCTTGATCGGCCAATGGGGGATCGGCCTCCACGTGAATGACCACGGAAAGTTCATAGCTGCGGTCTACGACAAGGTGATCGCCGATGCCAACGACGCCTGAAGCGATAGCGGCCGACATCGCGGAAGCGGCCACCGCCGGATTTCGCGGAAGTCTCATTGCGCGGGGCCAGGCGCGCGCGATCATCTGGCGCGACGGAGCCCTGCCTCCGGACGCCCCGGCATTCGCCCCGCAACTCAGCTACGATCTGCATTCCTACGGATACGCGCTTCTCGGACTCGGACTTCGCTTGCTGGAGCTCGGCGGCGACGCGACGCAAGCTAGAACGGCTTTCGAACAAGCCGCGACCGCGCTCGAGTCGGTGATCGCCAAGGGCAATCGCGGCGAGGTCGACCGCGACTTTCATTTCGTCATGGCGGCGGCGAGCTATCATCTCGCGCATTATTCGGCGCGCGCCTATTCGCTGTTGGCCATCGTCGAAGCCGACGAGAACTTCTCTCCGACGGAGCGGGTGCTCGCCCAACTCATGCGTCGGAATTTCCGCGGTTTCCGCCGTACCGCGCTTGACTATCGGGCCTCCGGAGAGGGCAGCGATGAGCACATCATCCACGCCATCCAGGTGGCGACGGAAGGCGTCGACGGAGCCGGAGGCGAGGATTTTCTATTCGACGGTCTCGATGCGGCGCTGACGGACGGGTTCATGGCGGCGATGTCCTTGTTCGCGCAGGCGGTGGAGCGCGGAGAGCGCGGTCTGCTCGACCATGCCTTGGAACGGCTCCGGACCGGCCTGACGATATGCGGCGAGTTGAACATGCTGCCGCAATGGTGGACCCACCGCGTCGCCGTCCATCTCATCGGAGATCTGTGGTCGAACACCTTCCACGAACGGTTGCCACGGCAGCCGGCCGGCGGAGAAGCCGCGGACTGGCCGCGCCTTCGCGAGCTCTTCATCGCGCTGTTGCAGAGCCGTCAGAGGTCGACGCGGCGTCGCGTGCCGTGGATCAGACCGACAATTTGGTCGTTTCGCTGCCAACCAGCGCCGGCAAGACCCGGATAGCGGAGCTCTGCATCCTGCGCTGTCTCGCCGGCGGCAAGCGGGTGGTCTTCGTCACCCCGTTGCGCGCTTTGTCGGCGCAGACGGAAACGACCCTGCAGCGCACCTTCGGTCCTCTTGGCAAGACGATATCTGCTCTTTAGGGCAGCATCGGCGTTAGCGGCTTCGACGAGGACGCCATCCGGGAGCGCGATATAGTCGTGGCGACGCCGGAGAAGCTCGACTTCGCCCTTCGCAACGAACCATCCCTTCTCGACGATGTCGGCCTTCTCGTCTTCGACGAGGGGCACATGATCGGCCTGGAGGAGCGCGAGGTCCGCTACGAAGTGCAGATCCAGCGGCTGCTCCGCCGCTCCGACGCGGCGACGCGGCGGATCGTGTGTCTGTCGGCCATTTTGCCTGAGGGCGACCAACTCGACGATTTCGCGGCCTGGCTGCGGCGGGACCAGTCGGGCGGCGTGATCAAGAACGATTGGCGACCGACCCGATTGCGGTTCGGAGAGGTCGTCTGGTCGAAATC of the Bradyrhizobium sp. WSM1417 genome contains:
- a CDS encoding Hachiman antiphage defense system protein HamA: MLDAGIEATAAVVPGHYASEERVVHALRRLGKKGAAKLIEDKLPTTKQIRSGDLGEIFATEWIDAYGGGFRAPVKRLRWKDHRNMAMRGDDVIGMKLDDKTQRLLFLKTEAKSCGNLTVQVLAEARAGLDKDGGLPSAHALTFISECLFGMNEIQMVDAIDDAQRKYRISAQSVTHLLFVFTGNAPEKMLTTALQNYSGLIGQWGIGLHVNDHGKFIAAVYDKVIADANDA